A section of the Ochotona princeps isolate mOchPri1 chromosome 19, mOchPri1.hap1, whole genome shotgun sequence genome encodes:
- the SPINK14 gene encoding serine protease inhibitor Kazal-type 14 — MAQCFSLLSLLLLFILTRWVLTSVSARRHWWPPHGPVKVKCPYQKVDLSWFKATVNPCPGLQQPICGTNFVTYENPCILCVESLKSNGRIKFYHDGRC, encoded by the exons ATGGCCCAATGCTTCTCACTACTCTCCTTGCTGTTGCTCTTTATCCTGACACGTTGGGTGTTAACTTCTG TTTCAGCACGTCGACACTGGTGGCCACCACACGGACCTGTTAAG GTGAAATGTCCGTATCAGAAAGTAGACTTGAGTTGGTTCAAGGCAACAGTGAACCCCTGCCCTGGCTTGCAACAACCCATCTGTGGAACTAATTTTGTGACCTATGAAAATCCATGCATCTTGTGTGTTGAGAGCTT GAAATCTAACGGAAGGATTAAGTTCTACCATGATGGAAGATGCTAG